The genomic stretch TTGATGGAAATGGTATTTTTATGAGCAATAGCTGATCCTATTTAGTTGTGACCCTACTGCAGTATTGTACTACTGTCCATGTGTGGGCAAAGCttcaaattttcaatttctcaCCCAAGCTATATTGGTTTTGCAAAATGGCCTTGTTGATGAACATCATATTTCAACTTCGAGCAAATTTAGATAAGAATTTAAAAATGACCTTGCTGACGGTTCATCAGGGTTTATAGTTATTCTGCGAATGTGCTGTTTTGGCAATGCAGAATTGTACCTGATTTGTGGGAAAAACAGATTAACAGAACATATCAATCATATGAAAATCTCAAACTTCTTAGTGTAACATTGCACCTTTGTTATACGTTAAAATCCTGAATCCCACCAGATCTCAGATGCTGAATTATTGAATTATTGTTCCCTCCAAGCAATTCAATGGAATCATTTGGAAATACAACTGGCTTTCTGTTTAACATTTTAGTGATGGTCATATGTTCAGCCACATTCATTTTAGTCTATTGCTCCTCTCATTTGTCTTTTGATTGTATATGTGTCTTTTAGGTGGAACAGCTGCATAAAATTTTTAAGCTATGTGGCTCTCCAACAGAAGAATATTGGAAAAAATCAAAGTTGCCTCATGCAACTATATTTAAGCCTCAACAGCCATACAAAAGGCGAATAGCGGATACATTCAAAGATTTCCCTCAATCAGCACTACGACTGATTGAAACACTACTTGCAATTGATCCAGCTGATCGTTTAACGGCAACATCTGCATTACAAAGTGATGTAAGTTGTCTGGGTTATCATTCTGTTCCTATTTTCTATATAAATGAAAACAGAGACTTTACTTGATGGATTAAGCACCTTCGAGGATGACATTAGCGGTAGGATACTAATTCTCCTAGAATATTTGCACCCAGAGGTTGACTGTAGTAATGACCAATTTCCCTTATAGATCACTTTGGCTCAAATTGATTTTCATAAGAGATTATATAGCAGCTAGTTGACCGCACAATGCTCAACGTTAGTCCTCAAGAGAAAAGGAAGTGTTCATTGCTTCCAGATTTCTAGAGGGCAACTATAGTTCATTTTTTACAGGACATAAAAGTATATGATTTGTAACTGCATCTTTAAATTGCTGCCTGTCATATTGATCAAGATATTGCCATTAAGTAGTTAAGCCACCTTGATCTATAAAATTTAATTTAGACTGACCAAGATTTCGCTTCCCCAACGTTGTTCTGCCTGAGTCCAAATGTTAGACTTGTTTAGATATACTAGATCACTACATGTTCTTATTTGAATTTATGTGAGTAGCTTATCTATCATGCTGTGTTGTTATCATGAATAATTCTTTTTAAAAGCAAGCCCCTTATTTTCACAATACATGCAGTTCTTTACAACGGAGCCTCATGCATGTGAACCATCAAGCCTGCCCCAATACCCACCAAGCAAAGAGATGGATGCGAAACGAAGAGATGAAGAAGCTAGACGGTTTGTCATGCTAACACTCACAAAGTTCTATCTATATTTTGCTTTTGTTGTTCTGGATGTTCTGTGTTGTCATCTATGCAAGACAGTATGGTGCGTTTGCCTGAGAAAGTGTATGATTCAGTGTTGTCAACTTGAGGAGGCTTGATCTTACAGCAGCACCCTGAATTCTATAGTTGATACTTGGCCTACTTATGCATCTTCCATGATAAATATAAAACTTGGGGCAACACTATTCATATTGATCACAGTAGGACATAACATGATAAAAATGTGTTCAGCTTATGaatattttgtttcctttctcAAAAGTAACATTGGTCCACTGCAAGGACTAAAGTGAGTCTTGGCTGTCGTGCCAAGATTCCAGGATTTCTGGGAACTTGTTGAGAATAATGCTTAGACATCATCATGGAATACTGCTTACACATCATGATGAGTCATGCAACAATTTGTCTCCCTGCTTTTCTGTTATATTTGTCCGATTATTCCCCAAGATGCAATTTTTTTAATTCTTAATACACTGTTTCGTAGCATTCTGGTTGCTTGTTGGCTGATTGGCTTATTTATTTGATGAACAACAGCTTAAGAGCTGCTGGTGGTAGAGCTAATGGAGATGGAGCAAGGAAGACAAGGACACGAGACCGGCCTAGGGCTGTTCCAGCTCCAGAGGCAAATGCTGAACTTCAAGCAAATATTGATGTATGTAAATCTTTATTTGCTCGAGTTGCCTATTTGCATATGCTTCAAGCAAAATTTAGTTTATTGgctaacataattttttttctctacaGAAAAGAAGGTTAATAACACATGCAAATGCGAAGAGCAAGAGTGAAAAGTTCCCTCCGCCGCATCAGGATGGTGCACTTGGATATCCCTTGGGCTGTTCAAATCACATGGAGCCGGCATTTGAGCCCCCAGATCCTTCTTCCTTCAGCACTGTATTTCCTTATGAAAAAGGCGCCGTGCCTACCTGGTCTGGACCATTGGCTGACTCTGCAGCAGGCAACCAGAAGCGGAAACACAAGTCTGGCCGCTCATCAAAACAACCTTCAACTGCCCGTGCTAGATGATATATCATGTCGTGCTTAGTGCAAAAGAAGCCTTCAATACTGAAAAAGAATACTCTGCAGCGGTTCCTACAAACTAAGAGATCTGAGTTGGAATCGAGGGCTGCAACAATGAATTGTTTTTTCTCAGATCCATTCATGTACGGAATTTTTCCGAACATCGGTCAGTGTATAGGCTGGAGAGGGAGCTCAACTAGTCAATTCTGTACATTAGGTTCTCTTTTCCATTCTTTATAAGCAGCAATATGTTATGTTAGATTTATTTGAGTGAGGAATGGAACTGTTAGGTCTACTTACTTAACATGTCACTCTACATAGCTTACTTTCAATCAATTGAATATTTTTTATCTGCTATTCCGTAAATCAGTTACATCATATGTTTTTTAATTCATTAAGAAGAGTTTCAAACTAAATCAAAGCATAGTTCAATTCAAATTCTTTCCATTGTTATACACTTCAGCCCAGTTTACAAGTTCTATTGCAGAACTGCTGTAACTTCTATATGCTATTAGCGTGGTCTAATGCGTGGCCGAAGGTTGTATCTCCTTGAATCTGATGTGGTGATGGAGTTTTCACCGATCTGTTCCAGTAGAACGCCATTTTTTGGGTGAATTCCTAGCTGCCGCCGCGGTACGGAGTCTGGATCGATCCTGCTGTCCACTTCGTCCTGTAGCTCGTCGAAGATCCAGGAGTAGCTGCTGAGGCTTCCATCACTCTGGACCAGAGGGTGGGTCCAAAATTTTTGGTCAGAAATTGTACCCGTATATGACAATTACCCGGTGGTTATTAGTCGCAAAGGACACAGAAAAATGTTGGGACATTTTGGTCAATTTTGTAATAGCACTACGGCTTTGGCTAAGTCATTGATTGCATTGTCTGGCTGTGTAAGGTGCTCACCGCTGCCGGCATTGCCTTCAATTGCCCGTACTTTCTCCACCAGCGTTTGGAGCAGATGATGGTTCAGAACATCATAATCCCTGCAACAAAATGGGTTACCGAATTATCCGGTAATGTGATGTTGCTTGAACATTATGTCTTGATGGTCATAGACTCACAGTGATCGTCTTACTTGTATGTGAAAATGGAGCGCAGGATCTGAACGACGGTGGCGGCAAGGAACACTGATCTGACCAGCAACACCTTGGACAGGATCCAGAACTGATTGTTGAAGCTGTCAGCTCCGAGCTTGATCACTCCAATTTCCAGCATAACCGTAACGCAAAGACCTAACGAGAATCATGTTCGCAAATGCCGATTTCAGAATCCAGAACAAGTTGTGATGAACATTTCTGAATTCAGAGTAAATCTGAATGGTATGGAACGAACAGTCTGAAGTTCGTCGCCTGAATCTTACCGATATAGAGCTTGCCCCTGATGTCGAACGTCTGCTTGGCGCTGGTGAGCATGTAGATGAGGAAGGCGATGCAGcagtagaagaagaaggcctTGATGAACCGGGACTCCACGAGGATGGCGTTGTGGAGGACGTAGAGCTTGTCCAGTGCCGCGAAGATATTGGCCTGCTTCGCCCTGAACTCTTCCTGCAGTAACAATGGCAATGCATCAGAGATCTACAAATCCTAGCACAtcgttggaaaaaaaaacttttaaacggtgaagaagatgaagagaaCAACAACCTGAGCTTCCAGTATCGAGTGAGAATTGTGGACGAGATGTTCGTGAGCGTTCCGGATCTCCTCCTGCCGGGCCAGCAGCTCCTCCTGCTGCCGCAGTCCGAAATGAGCGAGCTTCTGAATCGTCTCCCTGCTCTCGTCCAGCGCCTCTGCCTGGAAGCCATGGAGCTCGTTGAGCCCTCGCATGGCCTTCGCCTGCCGATCCAGCAGCTGCATCTGGCTCTCAAGCGACCTGCCTGTCACGCTCCCGATCTCATCGGCGGCGCGCTGCAGGCCGTCCATCCTCGACGCCATGGCGTCGCCGAGTATCCTGACCCCCGCTCTCGACGCCCGCGGCGTCCTCCCTGAGCCTCTCCATCCCGTCGCCCAGGGTCCTGTAGGACTCCTCCACCCGCGTCATGCCGGCGTCCATGGCGCCCCTCATCGCGGCCTGCCCGACCCTGAGCTCTGCCTGAGCGGCCGCGATCTCCTTGGACTGCTCGGAGATGGCCCTCGAGTGGTCGAGCACGTCGTTGATCTGAGCCCCGGCGGCGATGGACGCCGCGGTGAGGTGGTCGGTCTGCACGGCGATCGACGACAGCGAGCTGTGGATGTTCTGGGATTCTTGCAGGAGGTGATCGGACCTCTCCTCGATGGTCTCGAGCTTGTCGTGCGCCGACTTGGACGTCCTCAACAGGTCGTTCACCAGCCTCTTCGTGCTCTGTTTGAACGCCTCCGCCCTGCACGAACGAACAGAGGAGATCATCATAAAAAATGGCATGAAAACTGTCATCATAATCGTCAGagtaaaaagaagaaagaacatACTGCAGCTGGTGGCAGAGGGTGTTGGTCTCGAGGAAGACCTTGTCCTCGGAGTCGGAGAGGCGCTTGCGGCAGTGCAGCATGGCGGAGCGGTCGTCGCAGccggggagcggcgggcggccggagTCCTCCTGGAAGCAGCTGCTGAGGTGCCAGGCGAGCCTGGACTGGTGCTCCTTGTCGGCCATGATGTCAGCGCAGCATCGAAGAGGCGGGTGTACGCCTGGCTCCAGCAGGCCGCCGCATCGATCCGACGCCGCGCGTTGTCCATGAGCCGCGCGCCCCGAGGGTCGTTCCTGGCGCCGTCGATCGAGAAaccggcggccgtggcgccgtCCAGCTGCAGCGGCGTTCCGGCCCTcttcgacggcgaggaggagaagatgcTCCACGAGACGGTGCTCGTTGCAGAGCAACAAAGAGCAGGATCGAGATGACGACGAAGCGAAGAAGCCCTGCGCTCATTCCGCGACGACAATCGTCTCGATCACTCTGTGTTCTTGAGAATGTTTACCTGCATTACCAATTTCAATTTACCATCAGCAGCAGTGCAGTAAAGATCAATgcacgtttttttttttgaaaaagagcAGGAGCACTGCTATGTCATTTAAGAAGGAAGCAAGGCAGTTTTACAAGTAGGTCGATATTACATAAAGGCGATGAATTCAAACTCGAGGAACATAACATAAATAAAACTAGTTGATCTCTAACTCAGGGGTGCCACAGGCGGCTTGATGCTGCGCCACCTCTTCCTTAATCAGCCCCAAGACTTGCCCAGGTAGTAAAGTTTTGTGCTCGAAAACCCTCCGGTTTCTCTCCTTCCAAATTTGCCACACCGAGAACATGATGATGGCAGCCAAAGATCTCCTGGGGCGCCCAGTGACTTGTTGCAGGTTCCTAGTCCACCATTCTTCAAATGAAACCTCCTCCTGGTCAGGTAGCAAGATGGGAAATTTGTCCAGCGTTTCACCTTCACCCACACTTGTTTAGAGTAACAGCAGTTGAGACTCAAGTGTGGTGCCGTCTCATTTGCTTGATCACATAAGGAGCACACACTTGATCGCAGGGCCAATTTCTGATTAGAAGCTTGTCAGCAGTTAAGATCTTGTGTTGCATAAGGAGCCAGGTGAAGAATTTATGTTTCCCTTCCGCAAAAGCTCGCCAGATTCAGCTGCCTCTAAAAGTGCCATTTAGCTGTGCTTTGtacgccgatttggtggagtagCAACCACTTCCCGTCCATCTCCAAATAATTCTGTCAGGTTCATCAGAGAACTGGAGCTGCTGTACCTCGTCCCAAAGGAGCACAAATTCAGCCATTTCAATCACATTTGACATGCGCCAGAGCCCTCTGGTCCATTTCTGATCGAccgacagcagcagcaacgatCCGAggaccaaaccaaaccaattGGGACGACACCTACGGTTGCGGTTCAGTTGACGAAACTGGAGATCCTCTTGCTGTCCAACAGGTAGATCACAGACGGCCGGCGGTCGACGACGATGTTTCTTGGCGGGTAATCcagcaataacaacaacaaGCGTTGCGTTTCCCGGCAGTAAAGGAGTACGTCGGTTGAGGGATCGTTCCCGGCGCCTGCCGCAGAGCAACTTACCAATGCAAAGCCTGAAGCCTGCCGGCGGTTGGCCAGAAATGGTCGGTAACGTATAGCGGAGGGAGCGGACGCGTTCTGACTGGGTGTGGTGTGGCTGGGACGCCGCCGCTGGTTCGCCGCGTTGCTGTGCCTGTGCGAGTGCGAcgagcaggcaggcaggcagggcaCGTTCAGTTTCCGCGCCGTTTCGTGCGTGCCTAGCGCCCAGCGACGGCAGCCAATCGTCGCCCTCTCGGTTCAGCCCAACAGGACGACCGTTGGATTCACGCTCAAAAGTCCCAAACGGTCCTCTGCaataaccaaaaaaaaaaaaaaaactgctactGCTGGTACATAAGCAACTGCACGAGAATTGCACCCATGAGTTCGAGCTGAAATTCTTCAGGCGTGCCATATAAAAATACCGATCTGGTCaattgttcattttttttttcaaaaatatgatTCTACAGAGGGCTGCACCTCCATATACAACAAGAAAATTGCATTACATTATTAGAAATTTAGAATCCAGGAAACGACATTTTTCCTTGTAGGAAAAGCAATCTTGGCACATGGCAACAGCTGCTGGCTGCAGGTTTTTACAGCTAAAAACAAATGGAATTGCAGGTTTCGCGCAACGTACAAAAATCAATACAGATCCACAGCAGACCGCGCCATCTACCACGCACCGGCATACACATGCTATTATCGAGAGGTTAGGCGCTACACGTATATCAAGCAAAAAAACACATGGGATCAAAATGGCCGGGCGCTGATCttggctgcctgcctgcctgcaccCGTGTGCCACAAAGCCCTACTTCGGGTATCATTTACGCACCATCTGCCAACATCTGGCAAGCGGTGCTTCTTCTCTACGCTGCTTGGAGCTGGGGGGTGAGCTTGTCCAGATCCACAGGAATGTCGAGCCCCGACTTTGTCAGGCAGCTGATCATTGTAGGGATGTCCTTAATCAAAGCTTCTTCCATCGCCTGATAAATGCAGATATGTTTTGTCACTAGATGGGACGTATAGCAATCAACAGTTTTGAAAGCAGTAAAAGTTGTAATCTCCCAAGGAGAGAATAGTTCTGCTGCTAACAAATACCTAATGCCAGATTGAGGAGGAATTGAACCAAAGATCAAGTATCTCACCTTCCTATCATCTTTCTTCTGCCTTTTAACCACCTCTGTAGGCCATTCAGCAATCAGCTTTTGGAGTTCATCTTGCACAAATGGTTTCTTCTGATCAGGCAAATGCTACATCCAGCCATAAATCTTTCATCAGATGAACATGTCATTTCAAGGTTTTTATGTGTGAAAACTAGGGTACAAAATTATTCTAGAATGGCATATCTGTACAATATTTGGAGAATATATTAACATTCAAAGTGCCAAAGATAGCATGAGTTGGAAATGCTTCAGCAACGTAGCCAGCAGAGATGCAGCAGGGCATTCAGAATGAGGAAGGGCCAGTTGTTATCCAGAAACAAGTTCGAATATACTGCTGGATTTCAGTAATACAGGTCTGGTGCCAAACCTTGTAAAGAAGTTTAATCATGGCAGCAGCATTTTCTGGCTTCCGATCAAGCAGAGAACCCTGCAACAAGACAATTCATAGCGAGTCTGAGATCAGAAACCCGATCTAAAACAAATTACCAAAAGCACCTTTGTAATCTTCTACAAATGGGTAAAAGCACTAAACCTAAGACCCAGGGACCATGACTTGTATGCTATGCTACTGTAAAAAAGTACCGCTTACTATTGCACCTTACCATGGCATTTTGAAAAGCACAGAATGTTAGTTCAATTTCACACAAAATAACATAACAAAAAGCACTACTACAATTTGCTTGTTTTGAGTGGTAATGTCCATTCCAAGATTAATTACCTTTGCACATGCAAAACCTGTTGCAAGTGTATAGTGTTTGACTGACTTGCCTCTTAAGCTATTGATGTTCCAAATAGATTGGGAGTCACCTGCAGAAGCAGAACCTAACAATATTAGCAAAGCTTCCTTCAAGAAACCACACTATGTCACAACTCCAAAAGCACAAGTTATAGGGAAACTAAGACTTGactagccaaaaaaaaaatcctcaacAATTTCATAAACAAAAAGCACTAGATTTGACAacatcacaagttcacaacccTCCTGGATTTTATCATGCAGGTAAGGTAACTGCCTCGGGACCAAACCATGCCACTGGAAACAAGCAACGATAAGTGTTCAGTCCATCCCTAACTATTTTGCTGAGGTCCACAATGGTGGTGCACTGGTGCACCTCCAACACAGCAGGCTGAGCCTTAGGTTGGCTGTCATATTTGCCTGAGCCCATAAAATAATCAAACTGCTTACCAACTTTGGCGGCAAATTCCATCCAAATGTCAAAAGCAGTACGATGCAGCTTGACGCCAGCCTTAACAAATCTGTCCGCGTATTTTGAGAGTAAATCCCATCTATCAGCATTGTAGCAGATGCTGCATAATACAGTATAAACCCATGAAGTCAATAACTGAAAGGAGCATGGAATGAATCAAGATAAAATGAAATGACTAAGCAATCATGACAGATTCTTAAGGCTACCATTTCAGCAAAATTCACATAGTTAGATATAACCTTGGATTATTTAGTAGGATCTCTAGTTAAGTCTACTGGAGTTAACATTTCGAGAGTTTATTTTGTTAAAGTACACAAGGACAAAGTGAATCGGAACTATATTGAAGAAAGATAGGACTGATTGATGTAGTCAAGCACTGGAATCAATTTCAATATTTCTAACCGCTTGAGAAAGATGAGACAATCTTTCACAATTATCTAAAAAGTAATCATATGAAAACAATGCATGACAAAATGAAAATACATTGTTACAAAACCAAGTGAGAACAGATAGTGACATACCTGAAGACTATATCAGCAGTGCCTGGTTGCAACGGCAATGAATTCCTCCTGAGGACTTGCATTATGCTTTCCATTAGTTTAGTATCATTTAGCTCTTTAGCATGTTGCTGCAAAAGGAGAGTATTATAACCAAGTAACTAGGAAAGTGATAAGAgttaataaaaataaataccAGTAGATAATGAGCAGAACCAATGGTTGGTGTGATTCCATAAACATTATGCTTCCATAAAGCCTTCAACCCTGCATTCATAACATAAAATTGAATTAGTGGAGTGCAAAAGGTCCCTGAGTTCAACTCAGTTAGCCTAAATTTCGAAGGCAGAATAGGATGTTTCCAATCAGAAGCTGGAGCAAAGAGCTTTAATGTGTCTCATTATTGAAGAAACAAAATTGAAAAGTGATAGTACATGAAAATTAATGTCTTCATGTATCAGAGTAGATGCCGTACAAATGAACTTGATAACTCATGCTAAGGTTATTAAGAAAGTCATGCCGTTAACAAAACATATCATAGCAAAACAAATAGGATGGAAGGAAAGAATTTCTCTCAGAGAATCTTAAAGCTGTAAAGAGGAAATACTACAGAGCCCTGGTTCAACAGgaaggataaaaaaaataaaagaaataagcAAACAACCCGTCAGCCAGAGCCAAGGCATCAGACAAAAAAATAAATCTCTTAGATGGTTAAAACCATACCATAGTCAAGGGTGCCCACGCGAGCACAAGCCTCAGTCACTTTCATACAGAGATGGTCATTGAAGTTAGCATTGATGCGAAGATTTGATAGTCTCtgaatcaagaacaagtacaaTATTAAGATAGCTTCTAGTGACGGAACAATATTGAGGAGAACTACAGATAACATACTCGGTCAACCATGTCCAGAGACATTAGTTAGATATAAAGGAAACAACTACGTACTACAGGCACAGAAATTACTCTTTTTAAGAGTCTTCCTGCATCAACATCTAAATTGTTTTGATGATTCAGTCAACACCACAAGTCCAGATCACACATTCTTATTCCATATGTACGTTTAAATTTGTCAATATGACCAACACACAATGGATACTCTATGTTCATTCAGTTTAATGAACACTTCTTCACATAATAACAATGAAAAGAACCCTAGAAATCAAGATACTTATAACTGTGCCCACATGAGTGATAATGATACCAATGAATGTGTAAATGTACAGATAATGGAAGTGTAGGTAATAGAATGTACTAAGTTGGTTTTCCAAGTGGTACACAATATATACAAGCACAATCAGCCAGGATAGCACGGGTAAGTATTATACACTtttgaggaagacgaaggaacTTACAAATACTCTTAGCTTCTGCAAGATTTGAAAGAGAAGTTTGATGTCCTCCTTATTGGAGCAGCTACTGATCATCGACCACAACCAGGCATTTGGAGGCATAGTCTCAGCTTCAACAGATTTTAACATTTTCTGGTACATCTCCTCTACAGCTTCTGTGACATGAGCTGATGAGCAAATGGAAGCACAgtattaataaaaaaaaatattcaaagaAACAGGCAAATGAGCATTAGGATATCCATTATATGTGTAATTATAGCATATAGAATCGTTGGTTCATATCAAGTGAAATACATAGCAAACTCAACCAAAAACCTAGCAGGCTGAACAATTTTGTA from Setaria italica strain Yugu1 chromosome II, Setaria_italica_v2.0, whole genome shotgun sequence encodes the following:
- the LOC101752933 gene encoding uncharacterized protein LOC101752933 translates to MQAAAARARRVLASPAASGLPGILWAPRLGSASGAEGALLLHLYGVPSSASSPHHARGFSSCFAPQSPGNLIFPTMASQWLCEKSVHYQMATAHFSTEASEVDHPTAHVTEAVEEMYQKMLKSVEAETMPPNAWLWSMISSCSNKEDIKLLFQILQKLRVFRLSNLRINANFNDHLCMKVTEACARVGTLDYGLKALWKHNVYGITPTIGSAHYLLQHAKELNDTKLMESIMQVLRRNSLPLQPGTADIVFSICYNADRWDLLSKYADRFVKAGVKLHRTAFDIWMEFAAKVGDSQSIWNINSLRGKSVKHYTLATGFACAKGSLLDRKPENAAAMIKLLYKHLPDQKKPFVQDELQKLIAEWPTEVVKRQKKDDRKAMEEALIKDIPTMISCLTKSGLDIPVDLDKLTPQLQAA